Below is a window of Ochotona princeps isolate mOchPri1 chromosome 19, mOchPri1.hap1, whole genome shotgun sequence DNA.
CAGGAATGTTTACTGACAAACATCTGCAAGGGGTGTGTAATAGAGACAACACCCCCaacaaagaattctttttttttgcaagcaaaaaaaaaaaaaaaaaaaaaaaaacgttccAGAGAGGATGGGGCTGCTTGGGGCAGGCAATAGAAGATCCACTGATGGACAGATGGTCCAGATCCTTATCCCACCCTGTGAAACTCCATAAATTTTTAGATGCAAAGCTTGGTTTTCTGGATAAATCTATCCAAAGAAGGCCTCAACTCATAGAAAACAGCTATACATGCAGGCTGGGGTGCAAAAAAGCAAATTCTGTGAAAGGACTGTCATTAAATCAGCATCTTAGAACATAACTTCTCCCCTTACCGTCCCCACCACCTCAAAACACCGGAAGATGATCTCTGAAGAAAGCATACAGTCCCCAAGAAAGGGATTACTGACACCAGTACATCTCCAAGGACAAAGCCAAGACAACTGAAGAAAAACTCTCCACATACAGCCTGCTTTTCCGTGCCTCACTTTTAAATACTGGTTGACACCAAAGGACAATCAGACAAGGTACACTTTCCACATGAAACAATCATTTCAGCCTACTTTCTGACCTGCAGTCTTTGTTTTGACCTCCAAAATAAAACAGTGACTAAGATTCAGAATGTAAGCCTAGAGGGAATGTGTTCAGATATTAGGATTACAAATATCTGAGAGACCCCCTCACCAATGCCCAAATAACATCTTGTATTACACCCCGATGGCTGTCACAGTAACCGGAGAAGggcggagtttgcctccaaccagaGCCAGAAAGAATGGCAGAATTCTGGCGGGCCTCTCTGGGCTGTGGAACCACCCTTACACCAATGAGGAACACAGACCCATATCCCTCAACCAAAAAGGGTCCAGTCCTTCGcatctgtctttctgctgcatggggaagcctgtgaccgtggttccctgaaataaaggccatctaaattctttgcatatatttggctgagttattctttccctggcgATCGGCGAATCTAACATTTTGACCAGCAGCGAATCTAACACACCCAAACGTCCATCTTACTGCATAAACTTGCGTGAACCTTCAACTTCCTCGTGAACCTTCAACTTTCTCGGAATTCAGCAAATTACACACTCCTAGGGCCATACAGCACTTTGCTATCACATTTCTTAGCGATCCATAAAAATGACCCACCTTCCAAGTTACACATCAACTACTGCGTCTTACCTTTAGAAACAGTACTCCAGGTCCCACCAGAGCGGCAACCACAAATCCTTGGGGAAAAAAACGATAAAGGTAaacatcaaaataatttaaaatacaatatacattttatgtttatgactttcatctatttgaaaggcagtgtgatagagagctctttcatttgttggtcactccccaactgcccacaACAGCCGGCGTTGAGTCCGGTGGtagccaggaacccaaaactcCATCAGGGTCACCTACGGGGGTGGCAGAATCCAGCACACTGAAGCCTTAGCCTGCTGTCTGCTTACCCTGACCATAGACTATGTTGTGACCAACCAGTACTTTAAGGCCTTCAAACACAAAGTAGTGATAGGGATCTGGAAGTACCAGTCTCCTGGATTTGATCAATTCGTGCTGTATGCGTGTGCTTAACTAGCATACTATGCTCCAGAAATACGCTTCGTTattccatgttaaaaaaaatttttttttcgaaAAAGGAAGCAGCCACCAGGTTTCATGCAACAATCCCCAGACAGCTCTATTTAAAAGCTGTTTCTGTATATTGTCCCTGTGAATCCAGGTTAGATCCACTGAGAGAATTGCCCTCTGAGAGCCGGGAGAGAAGCAAGACAAACACCCTTTCtcttctcccccttccccctccccggtCCCTCTAACTTATTTTCCCCCACCCTACCCCTTGCAGCAGAAGAACTGCGGCGCCAGCGGCCTCCCGGTCAGAAGGTGCTGGGTGGCTGCGTTACATATCCCTTAATAGACACCAGAAATGCAACCTGCAGGCACCGCCTGGGGGCTCGCGGGCGGGCGGGCCGGCTCGAGGCCCCCGGCCGAGGGTTACTCCGGTGCGCGGGCAGGGCCGGGCGGCCCCGTGGCCCAGCGTGGAGTTAAGCGGCCTCGGCCTcgggatgggagccaggagccggcgGCGGAGCTTGAACAACGCTCCAGGAAGTTTCCTTTCGCCGACCGCGGCAGGCAAGCGGCGGACATGAAGTCCCGTCCCGGCCTGCAGGCCGCCATCGACCTCACAGCGGGCGCCATCGGGGGCACAGCGTGCGTCCTCACCGGGCAGCCGTTTGACACGATGAAAGTCAAGATGCAGACCTTCCCCCGCCTGTACTCGGGCCTCATCGACTGTTTCCTCAAGACCTACACTCACGTGGGCTTGCGAGGCCTCTACAGGGGCACGGGCCCCGCGCTGCTGGCCTTCGTGGCGCAAAACTCTGTCCTCTTCATGTGCTATGGTTTCTGCAAACAGTTTGTCAGGACAGTGGCCGGCCTGGACAAAAAGGCGAAACTGAACGACTTGCAGTCCGCGGCCGCAGGCTCCTTCGCCTCAGCTTTCGCAGCGCTGGCCCTCTGCCCCACTGAGCTGGTCAAGTGCCGGCTGCAGACCATGCACGAACTGGAGATGTTGGGGAAGATAACCAAGAGCCACAACACCATCTTGTCAGTGGTGAGGAGTATTCTGCAGAAGGATGGCTTCTGGGGCTTCTACCACGGCCTGTCCAGCACTCTGcttcaagaagttcctggctacttcTTCTTCTTTGGTGGCTATGAACTGAGCCGGTCGTTTTTTGCCGCAGGCAAATCCAAAGATGAACTGGGCCCTGTCCCCTTGATGTTAAGTGGCGGAGTCGCCGGAGTTGCCCTTTGGCTCATCATCTTCCCAGTGGATTGTATTAAGTCCAGGATTCAAGTTCTTTCCATGTACGGAAAACAGGCAGGATTCTTGGGAACTCTTGTAAGTGTGGTCAAAAATGAAGGAATAGCTGCCTTATACTCTGGACTGAAACCTACCATGGTTCGAGCCATCCCTGCCAACGGGGCACTGTTTTTGGCTTATGAATACAGCAGGAAGATGATGATGAGCCAGCTGGAACCTGCCTAGGCGCAGGTGGATCTAAGCCAGGTGTCTGTGGACAGCAGTTCCATCCAGAATCCTTGGAGTACTAAACCTATGTGGAATTCTTTTTTCTACATGGCAGGAATTTTGATTTTTGGCTTTTCATTCTCACATCTTCGACATGTGGAAGGACCTTCACATCGTAACATTTCTGCCATAGTTGTATTACGCTTTTGCTGGCATAAAGAGTGGAGGCCAGAGGCCCACAATGTACCTAATATGAAAGCCTAAATACAGTTCTTTCAGGGGAAAATGTAATTCGGTTTCATGTTTAATCTTAAATAATGCTCTCCCCCAAGCAGAGACTTGACTATGTTTCATGAAGATAGGCATAAGTAACTGTTTATTTGTGGAAGATATAGGGTCTTTTCTAAAGTTTGCTTAACACAGGCACAATATGAGGCTGTTAATGCTTTTaacaagttttgtgtgggtgcttaagagTCAAGATACCCATGTAGAGTTTTTaacttaatttaaatttttttttgaggagcagtgcagtggctcaactggctcatcctctgcctgcaagcaccagtatcccatatggcattggtttgtgtcccggctgctccacttcccatcctgctccctgcttatggcctgggaaagctgcggaggatggcctgaagctttgggattctgtacctgtgtaggagactcagctgagtctcctggttcctggcttcagatcagctcagctctggatgttgtggccatttgggaagtgagccagaggatagaagatccttctttccctttcctttgctcggtaaatctgcctttatttttttatttgaaaggcatagagagagaggcaggcaaagCCATatcccccatctgctgattcattcccaaaaagctaaggctgggtcaggctggagtcaGGTACCAAGATTTGCCAccttgggtgtcagggacccgagGACGtgatcacctgccacctccaagGGCACACCTTAGGAGGAAGCAGGAATGGAGAGTGGATCCCAGACTGGAACCCAACACTCAATGTGTTAACACGGGCTTAACTGGCAGCTTAACTACTAGGCCTAATGCTTACTTCCTGTGCAAGTAGATTTTGAAGAGGAAAATGTAGCTGCACATTGGTGTGAATTAAAGTTTCAGAGTAGGCATTGTGGACTTCCCCAAGATTTTCTACCATTAAAATAATGACATCCATTTTAAAGTGGGATTATAGGCTGTGCTGTATATTATTAAGCCTTGGTTATCAGGTCTTTGGGAAGCAGAATGGCTATCACttcattcatttcctttcttctcccaAAGAACTAGGCTTAGGGTGAGAAAGGGCTGGGAGATGGAGTGCTCttacggtttttttttttaattaaaatctttttttaatgatttatttttattggaaagttagatatacagaaaggaggagagacagagaggaagatcttccgtttgatgattcactccccaagtgagcacaggcctgtgctgtgcctatctgaagccaggaaaccagagcttcttccgggtctcccatgtgggagcagggtcccaaggctttgggccctcctcaactactttcccaggctacaagcaaggagctggatgggaagcaggggtgctaggattagaaccagcacccatatgggatccaggcacttacaaggcaaggactttagctgttaggttaccacactgggccctgaaatttatttttatttgaaaagtagattaaaGAGatatttggttcactcccaaaacggctgcaatggtcagagctgggatggtccaaagccaggagcctggaggttcttctaaggtctcccacatgggcgcacaAGCCTAAGGAGTTGGATCattagcacattagcagggagctggcaccctcatgagatgccagtactataggcagaggcttaacccaccacATCATAGTGGCAGCCCCTTGCTCTTAAGCTTTAATGATGACTCATGTGGATAAAAACACTGCTTAGCTTTTAGTCTCTAGAGTCCTGACTCCAGGGTGTTTTGCTAAGTCCATTTAGGAGTTGATTCATTTTGGGTTACTCACTGTTGCTATATCTGCTTCTGCTGTCAAAAACTCTTCCAGGGGGCAGCCCTGTGGTACTGCAGACTaactggtgccagcatcccacatgggcattggtttgtgtcccagctgcctcacttcccatccagcttcctgctaatggcctgggaaaacagtagaggatgactcaagtccttgggcccctgtacacagatggaagaccagcaaaaattcctggctcctggcttgggattgggtCAGCTCTAGGTTgatgcagctatctggggaatgaagcaagggagggaaggtctctgtctctgtctcttctctaactccaataaaaatataatcttaaaaaaaaaatctgccaggGAACAGAAAATGCCAAAATGAAGCAGAACTTTTGCTCCTGGTTTGACCATGGAATGACAGTACAACTGGGTGATGTCATTGTCTTGCAAGTAAAATTAGACAGTACTTGGTGCTTTTATTTCACAATGAGTCATGTCAGGGATGACTCATTCTTGAAATTTTACCCTGGGGCCTATAAGTTCTTGTCATGCTTTTACAGTGCTAAGTGGAGTCTTCTAAATTTGTATGGGCCATCTGTGAATTATTCATTAAGATTGCAATACTTTATGATAcaatttaaggaaaatatttcttattaaaCTCTACCATATATGTCTATAGTCACtgaccagaaaaagaaaaagcaaaaagcaaaatgcCACATACATGAAAGCAGGTTGCCTCCTCCTCCCAATCACCTGTTCTCCAGGCTTGGAGAAAAGCAGCTATTCTTTGCTCACATTGGTTATGTAAGAGGGTCATCTTTGTTATCACTAAAATAAGCTTCATCATTCTACACAGCTCCAAAGCCAGCAAGGCTTCTCTGAGGAACAACTGTATCTGACTGGTAATCCACACCAAGTGTGTCCACAATGCCAGAATTCAAATCCTGAGTGGGAACTTGCACATCCTTAAGCATGTCATTATCCCTGCAGCCACAATCCAGGCAGCAATAGGACCTGGAAACTCCAGCCGCAGGACTGGGTCATGCCCAGCCTGGAGTGCTTGACAGCTGTGACTGCTTTTGCATTCATTTGCTGTTACTTTCCAAGAAAATCCCTTTCCCCCTCTTCTTTATGATTTTTAATAAAGTTAAACTGTATATTCTGTACTGCAATGAACATTAGTTTTTGAGCAGTGCTTTGAGCAGGCCTGCATGAAAGTAGAGCCAAAatggtgtggaaacaattgatgggttcaaTAGACAGGCTTATGGGAACTCTCATAATTTCAAGGTAACTCCCATTCACTGTTGAGCTGTAAATGCCTCAAACCCTGCTCCCTTGTGCCTGATGTTGTTAATGAACTTCGGCTATTGATCATCAAAAAAGTAGAGCTAAAAAGAGGTCTAGGTTTCATCAGGAAGTAGGTCACTTTCGTTTGTCAGGCACCTGTGAGCCAGCTGCAATAGCGCTGGTATTGGCAGACCGTCACATATCTCTTCTGTTAAAGGATGAACTAAATACCTGCAGTAGGGCAATTTGAGGCAAGTAGAAACCAGTGGAACAGAGAACTGGAAATCcaaggaggatttttttttctccattttaattcATGGCTTcatatttgaaaacaatttgCATCACTTGATACATACTTGAAACAAAAATACAGTAACTTGAAGTACTGTGTTCTAAAAcatgttttattatttgaaaggcagagacagatttTGTATCTACTGTGTTCACTCCTCCAGGTGCCTGGTAACAGCAAgagttgagccaagccaaagccaggagcctgtaacttgAGCCAGTTCTCCCACAAGGGGGTAGAGactaaggacttgagctatcacctgcctcccagggttctcaTCTGTAGGAAGCATCTGAGTGTACCAAACACCTGTCCTGAAATACTATGTTTCAAAACAGCTGAGTGTTATATCATGAAATTCCTTATCTACATAAACTAATTCACACCACTTATAATATTTGTATAGTGCTCTGGTTAGCTATACAATATTTGCATAGCACTCTGTGATATTTGGTTTCTAATAGCTGAGAATACAATTTAGGAAGATAGAATCCaaactgcgtgtgtgtgtgtgtgtgtgtacagtgataCAGTCTCTGTATTTAAGACACTATCTCTCCTTTAATTATTTTTGCGTTGTGattttttgtattctttagtGCTGCAGTATTTTAAGTATTGGAATTAGATCTTTCAGATACATATCcttgttttaagttttattaaaTTCTTACACAATGCAATTTACTCCTCAACTTTGAACAACCTTTCTTGTTATTTATTGCACCCTTTGATCTGCTGCCTGTCAGCACACATGTATTGCTAATGTTCCTTTAAACTCCTCGGGCATGGCTTTCACAGGATTCCAAGCTGCAGAAGTTAAGAACATGCATTCTTTCAGAAGCCTGTGGGTGGCCAAAAGTAGCAAACCTGCTCATTTGAGACAGAACAAGAAGGCTGTGAACTGGGAATTTTGGAAAGGAAGCTTCCTGGGGTGAGACCACCTGACAAAGTCTGTGGTCACAAGGCCACAAGGTCATGCAGTGTGACCAAGTCCACGTTTGACAAAGTCAGGCCGCGGGAAGGTGGATGTTCTGCAAATAGCAAGCTCAAAGAGTTTGCACACATGGAGGCACATCAAGGCTCTCCTCCCTCACATGTCACAGTAATTTCCTGGTGGCCCTGAAGGCATATTAGTGCTAACCTTGGGTTCCTGAGAATAAAGGCTGCAGGACAGAGCCCAAAAGTGTTCTCTCCTTCAGCTTTCTGGGAGAGTCTTTCACCCCTCCTTTAAAATCTAATTTTGTCTttgattctttcttccttttttttttttttaagatttatttgatttttattggaaagtcaggaatacagagaggaagatcttccatctgttgattcaatccccaagtggccgcaatggaagggccaccgggattagaactggggtccatacgggatcccagagcgtaaaaggaattagccactaggctacagcaccaggcctcttttttcctttcttaatggAGCTGCTCTCCCTTCAACTCtgcagccctaaccctaaccctaactcaggTCACAACAATTTTCTTCATAGTCTTGTTGCTGAACCCGGAAGAAATCTTCTATTGTTTTCTTCTGGCCCAGGGGTGATAAATACTCTAGCAAATTACTGGGTACATTGCGTAATACAACCTGGAGTTAGAAAGTATTCCTCTGAACAAGGCTTGCATTTCCAACTTGGGTAAATTCCAGGctttgaaatctctctctctcttttttaatcccTGTTTTTAAAGTGCATCATTTATTGGCCTTGCTGACTCCTCTACTTATGTGGAATGAAGAGCAAATTGTGCCATTGTTGGGACTCTGGGTGTGAGGCCAGCCTTGTCAGCTACATCGGAAGTGCTCTTTGCTCCCTCCTGATGCCAGCACTGAGTAAAGGTGGACTACAACCTGTTTCCCACCTCTTCAAGTAGGTCACAGCCATTGGTGGTTCATGCACCGAGTCGAACAGTCTcttcaaaacaaattttacatTATTGGCTTACGTCTGCATGTAGAACCCAACATTTTCACAAGTGGACACTTGTAGAAAACTCATGCCGCTGAACAATTCTATTTACTCTGTGTGAAAAGGGCATGTTTCCTTTCTAGGCAAGCCAGAGAACTGTGTGTGCAGCTCTGTGTCATTTCCACTCCAGGCTAAAAGAATTTCAGTGTCGGGCCGCAGTGTGGTGGCCTTGTGGctcaagtcctagccttgcatttGCAAGGATCCCTTGttggcactggtttatatcccagctgctccacttcccttccagcaagtagcttgtggtctggaaaagccctagagaacggcccaaaaccctgggaccttGCAGTcattctgggagacccagaagcagctcctggcttcagatcagctcagctctggccgctgaagccacttggggattgagccagtggatgtaagatctttttctgtagctccttctctctgtaaatctgcctttctaataaaaaaaaaaaatgtaaatcttaaaagaaatgttCTGAGTCTACACCCAGCACTCCTGAGCAGGCACATTAGGCAGGCATTTGATCTATTCGAATACTTTATCTTTTTTACTCATTGACTAAcaaaagcttcttctgtgtcGTTGAAGAAGCGCCTTTCTGCCTGGGGGAATGGAGGCGGCTTCTTTAGCCCTCCCTCAGGGTCACCAGTCTGGGTCCTCAGAAGTAACGCACTCACAGCAGCGGTCCACATCTCCTTAATCCTGcaccggggtgtgtgtgtggggaggagctgGTCCAGTTCTGGAGCCTGACTGGTcgtgaatgcacagggatcctccttttcttcctctctgcttctctttcacgCTCACCAGCCCCCCCCCCATCCCCACTTGCTGCCACTTGCAAGGCTGATCTGCCTGGCTAAGACCCTGGCTCCTCCAGATTGATTGAGTTCTGCTCTCACAGTTAAACCAGGGCTGAAGTTTCCAGGTGTTGGGCTTTGTGTCCTTGGCAGCGGCCTGAAGGCTTGGTGCAGGTGACCCTGTCTGGTCATGAGGAGACTGCACGCTGGGTTGGCCTCTGGCTGGGAGACTGCGCTGGCCCAGCTGCCATTCTCATCTGAAATGTTCATGTTTTTGCCATTTTTCtattgatgtttttgtttatgtTCTTGATAGTCAATGCATTGTATTTCCTTCTAGTTTgtactttatatatgtatatatataactatatgtacatttatagatgtatatttagatttttctcattggaaagttagatatgcagagaggaggagagacaggacaatcttccatttgctgcaacggctggagctgagccaatccaaagccacaagccaagagcttcctcctggactcccacacagatgtagggtcccaaggcttggggccctgctccactgttttcccaggccacaagcaggaaattggatgggaagtggggctgctgggataggaactggcaccctatgggatcccggcatgtgtaaggcgagaactttagccactaggctgctgcgccaggcTCTCAGTCCTTTATTATATAGTTTCAATGTCTTTTCAAGGACTCTGTTgtgggccagtgccatggtgtaacatgctaagcctctgcctgcagcaccagaattccatatgggcatgagctcaagtcccaactgcttcatttccaatccagctctctgcttatggccttggaaagcagtggaggatggtccaaagccttggacccctgaacgcccatgggagacccagaaggtttttgttttcagctttggaccagcccagctctggctgttgtgctcatttgggtattgaaccagcagatgaaagctctctatctccctttctctgtaacttcgcCTTTCCAGTAAGtaagcaaatctaaaaaaaaaaaaaaagctaaagatgGTTTCTACCGCAAAGTCTAAAatatacagcttttaaaaaacattttcaaaaagagacagagaggacaggaAGCAAGGCAaggcccctgggattagaactggcgtccatatggatcccggtgtgttcagggCAATGACTTTAGACATTAGGCTACAGTGTAAGGCCCTAAAGaacttttaaagtttgttttgggATGTTTAAGTCTTTGACCCATTAAGAATTGACTTTTAAATTATGGTCTGAGATGGTGATctagtggaatttttttttttaagatttatttatttttattgcacagtgtgatagggagatacacagagatgaggagagaaagagaggacgatcttccattggatgattcactccctaagtgactgcgatggctggagctgtgctgatctgaagccatgagtctggagcttcatccgcgtctcccacatgggtgcagggtcccaaggctttgggccatctttgactgctttcccaggccacaagcagggaactggatgggaagtggggcctccaggattagaggcgacacccatatggaatcctggtgtgcgcaaggtgaggagttcagctgctaggctatcgcaccgggcccagatCCAGTGGAATAATCTTTCTCTGTACAGATAACCATCTTTAACTGGATACTTCTATGAGTGTCCTCCTGTGATTCACAGGAagcaataaattcttttttttttgaagctgtaAATTTGAATATGGCATTCATAGGTGAGGCCTTGGGTGGATTTCAGGTTACCAATGGCAGAATGTAGGTCCCGTGATGGCAGTAGTGCCCTTCCAGGAAGAGGAATTGACAGCACAGCTTTCTATTTTCTGCTGGATGAGGTCCTGTAAGGAAGCAGCTCTCTGTAATGATGCAAGAGGGTCTCATCTAGAACTCATCTGCTGGTGCCTTGACCGTGAGCTCTCCAGCCTTCATTCAGAGCTCAGAGAAATCAGTGTCTTCCGTTCAAATCTCCTAGTCCATGGTATTTTGTTACAGGGGCCTGAGCAGAATGAGACAATCTACCATCTTTAATATCCAAATGTTTCATATAGACATATCTATGTTAAGCCCTCTAATCTGTTAGTTAAATTTCCATCTCTTCACAAGCCATCATACCCTCTCGATTAGTagagttttagaaaaaaatctagTTAGCAGGATAAGGTTTTAGCTAGTATTGACATTTTTGTTATTtgatgtgaattttaaaatgttacagtaATGTTTTGATGTTCAAATTAATGTTCTTATAGAGAGTTGACCATCTTAAAATATTGAACTTGCAACTCAGGAtcatatatttcttcttttattgaaATCATCTTGGTGTCTCTTTATGGCACAGTTTTCTCATAGAGGTCTTGCACTTTAATGGTTAGATTATTCCTAGCTTCTTGGTTCCCTATATGATTGTaagttgtatttttattgaatatgTCAGATTGATGGCATATAGCATATTGATTTTATGTTGATTTCTCAAACCAGAAACATTATTACTCTTTAATTATACTATCTTCTCTGCAAGTACTTTTGGATTTTGTATATATCCTTTAATATCATCTGAAAATACTAACAAGTTACTTAGTATGAATTTCTTGCCTTAACCATGCTGGCCAAAACATCCAATACATGTTAGAACTCTTGTTTCCTACATATAAGCTACATTACATTATTAATGCTTATCTGATTCATTTTTATATGAACCATCTCAGCATTGGTCTGGGAACACAGATTTTAAATCCTTATGTTTGGTTCCTGACCTTGCTACTTGCTATGCTTGTACCCAAGGCAAGTTTCCAAACTCCCTGTTTCACTGAAATGACAATTATGACGTCATAGGGGCCTATAAGCATGCAGGAATTAAGTATACAATATTTGATGCAGTGCCTTGTGTTTAGAAAACCAGGCacatattgattttatttctatCTCATTATTTTCATCAATGTCCAGTTTCTTTCTACCCAAAGTAAATGTTCtagaattttcttaaaagaaggtCTACTACTGACAaaggctttttatttttgtctttgtttcatttttttctttaacgaGTTACTTTTTTGGTTTTGCCTATTCTTAGTGACTTGTGTGGGAAAATCTTTTTTCAGGGTGTTGTTTAGCTGTGCATGGTTCTTCTAAAAAATGagctcattttctttcatttattttttgttatagtAAAATTCCGTTTCATTAACTTCTAAGTACAGTTGGTGACATTAATTGTAATTACAATATTGAGCAACCATTACTATTTCCAAACTATTTTTTACTTCCCAAAAACACTGTTGAtaatctctatttctgtctctattaattttcttattctagatattcttttacatttggtttcacttagcataatgtttttaTTTGGTTGGGCAAGATATGCTTCAAAGTATCAGTAAAATA
It encodes the following:
- the LOC105941907 gene encoding mitochondrial ornithine transporter 2: MKSRPGLQAAIDLTAGAIGGTACVLTGQPFDTMKVKMQTFPRLYSGLIDCFLKTYTHVGLRGLYRGTGPALLAFVAQNSVLFMCYGFCKQFVRTVAGLDKKAKLNDLQSAAAGSFASAFAALALCPTELVKCRLQTMHELEMLGKITKSHNTILSVVRSILQKDGFWGFYHGLSSTLLQEVPGYFFFFGGYELSRSFFAAGKSKDELGPVPLMLSGGVAGVALWLIIFPVDCIKSRIQVLSMYGKQAGFLGTLVSVVKNEGIAALYSGLKPTMVRAIPANGALFLAYEYSRKMMMSQLEPA